From the genome of Vicia villosa cultivar HV-30 ecotype Madison, WI linkage group LG2, Vvil1.0, whole genome shotgun sequence, one region includes:
- the LOC131648890 gene encoding uncharacterized protein LOC131648890, translating to MDCTPYQKVRYETHMLAVEADDWWLETHKRLKIVREEITWVVFRREFLRKYFPEDVRGNKEIEFLELRQGIKSDVEYAAKFRELAKFYQHYDGRYGEFSKCINFENGLHPEIKKAVSYQKICCFADLVDSCRIYEEDNNAHYRFINEKRG from the coding sequence ATGGATTGTACTCCATATCAGAAGGTTCGGTATGAGACTCATATGCTAGCGgtcgaggctgatgactggtggctaGAGACTCATAAGAGGTTGAAGATTGTACGTGAGGAGATCACTTGGGTTGTGTTCCGTAGGGAATTCTTGAGGAAGTACTTtccggaggatgtccgtggaaatAAGGAAATCGAATTCCTTGAGTTGAGGCAAGGGATTAAGTCGGATgttgagtatgctgctaagtttagagagttggctaagttttaccaacATTATGATGGACGATATGGTGAATTTTCTAAGTGTATCAATTTTGAGAACGGATTACACCCAGAAATCAAGAAGGCGGTTAGTTACCAAAAGATATGTTgctttgctgatttggttgatagTTGCCGAATTTATGAGgaggacaacaatgctcattatcggtTTATTAATGAGAAGAGGGGCTAG